The following proteins are co-located in the Molothrus ater isolate BHLD 08-10-18 breed brown headed cowbird chromosome 29, BPBGC_Mater_1.1, whole genome shotgun sequence genome:
- the KCNJ9 gene encoding G protein-activated inward rectifier potassium channel 3 isoform X1, with amino-acid sequence MAQDNAAFCGVPEGVPTGVPAEAKPPPQPPQAPKRRPWGARGGAGARKRQRYVEKDGKCNVQHGNVRETYRYLTDIFTTLVDLKWRFSLLIFILAYALTWLFFGLIWWVIAYSRGDLEHLGDHTWTPCVNNLNGFVSAFLFSIETETTIGYGHRVITDTCPEGIVLLLLQAILGSMVNAFMVGCMFVKISQPNKRAETLVFSSHAVVSLRDDRLCLMFRVGDLRDSHIVEASIRAKLIQSKQTQEGEFIPLDQTDLSVGFETGDDRLFLVSPLIISHEIDERSPFWDVSRGQLERDDFEIVVILEGMVEATGMTCQARSSYLADEVLWGHRFTPLLSLEEGFYEVDYGGFHHTVPVPTPACSARQLAAAAARRDAHLYWSIPSRLDEAAAAGGEGDPEMSPRESNGTLASPESR; translated from the exons ATGGCTCAGGACAACGCCGCCTTCTGCGGGGTCCCCGAGGGGGTCCCCACGGGGGTCCCGGCCGAGGCCAAGCCCCCTCCCCAACCCCCCCAGGCCCCCAAACGCCGCCCGTGGGGGGCCAGGGGGGGCGCGGGGGCCCGGAAGCGCCAGCGCTACGTGGAGAAGGACGGCAAGTGCAACGTGCAGCACGGCAACGTGCGCGAGACCTACCGCTACCTGACCGACATCTTCACCACCCTGGTGGACCTCAAGTGGCGCTTCAGcctcctcatcttcatcctggCCTACGCCCTCACCTGGCTCTTCTTCGGCCTCATCTGGTGGGTCATCGCCTACAGCCGCGGCGACCTGGAGCACCTGGGCGACCACACCTGGACGCCGTGCGTCAACAACCTCAACGGCTTCGTGTCGGCCTTCCTGTTCTCCATCGAGACCGAGACCACCATCGGCTACGGCCACCGCGTCATCACGGACACGTGCCCCGAGGGCatcgtgctgctgctgctgcaggccatcCTGGGCTCCATGGTCAACGCCTTCATGGTGGGCTGCATGTTCGTCAAGATCTCGCAGCCCAACAAGCGCGCCGAGACGCTGGTGTTCTCCTCGCACGCCGTGGTGTCGCTGCGCGACGACCGCCTGTGCCTGATGTTCCGCGTGGGCGACCTGCGCGACTCGCACATCGTGGAGGCCTCCATCCGCGCCAAGCTCATCCAGTCCAAGCAGACCCAGGAGGGCGAGTTCATCCCGCTCGACCAGACCGACCTGAGCGTGGGATTCGAGACCGGCGACGATCGGCTCTTCCTGGTGTCGCCGCTCATCATCAGCCACGAGATCGACGAGCGCAGCCCCTTCTGGGACGTGTCGCgggggcagctggagagggacgACTTCGAGATCGTCGTCATCCTCGAGGGCATGGTGGAGGCCACAG GGATGACGTGCCAGGCTCGCAGCTCCTACCTGGCGGACGAGGTGCTCTGGGGTCACCGTTTCACGCcgctgctcagcctggaggagggcTTCTACGAGGTGGACTACGGGGGCTTCCACCACACGGTGCCCGTGCCCACCCCGGCCTGCAGCGCCCGCCAGCTggcagccgccgccgcccgccgcgaTGCCCACCTGTACTGGTCCATCCCCAGCCGCCTGGACGAGGCTGCGGCCGCGGGGGGCGAGGGGGACCCCGAAATGTCCCCCCGCGAGAGCAACGGGACCTTGGCCAGCCCCGAGTCGCGGTGA
- the KCNJ9 gene encoding G protein-activated inward rectifier potassium channel 3 isoform X2, whose protein sequence is MAQDNAAFCGVPEGVPTGVPAEAKPPPQPPQAPKRRPWGARGGAGARKRQRYVEKDGKCNVQHGNVRETYRYLTDIFTTLVDLKWRFSLLIFILAYALTWLFFGLIWWVIAYSRGDLEHLGDHTWTPCVNNLNGFVSAFLFSIETETTIGYGHRVITDTCPEGIVLLLLQAILGSMVNAFMVGCMFVKISQPNKRAETLVFSSHAVVSLRDDRLCLMFRVGDLRDSHIVEASIRAKLIQSKQTQEGEFIPLDQTDLSVGFETGDDRLFLVSPLIISHEIDERSPFWDVSRGQLERDDFEIVVILEGMVEATDPWGHVHEGTSSSWGHLTSVGASPPWGSITSMGTSP, encoded by the exons ATGGCTCAGGACAACGCCGCCTTCTGCGGGGTCCCCGAGGGGGTCCCCACGGGGGTCCCGGCCGAGGCCAAGCCCCCTCCCCAACCCCCCCAGGCCCCCAAACGCCGCCCGTGGGGGGCCAGGGGGGGCGCGGGGGCCCGGAAGCGCCAGCGCTACGTGGAGAAGGACGGCAAGTGCAACGTGCAGCACGGCAACGTGCGCGAGACCTACCGCTACCTGACCGACATCTTCACCACCCTGGTGGACCTCAAGTGGCGCTTCAGcctcctcatcttcatcctggCCTACGCCCTCACCTGGCTCTTCTTCGGCCTCATCTGGTGGGTCATCGCCTACAGCCGCGGCGACCTGGAGCACCTGGGCGACCACACCTGGACGCCGTGCGTCAACAACCTCAACGGCTTCGTGTCGGCCTTCCTGTTCTCCATCGAGACCGAGACCACCATCGGCTACGGCCACCGCGTCATCACGGACACGTGCCCCGAGGGCatcgtgctgctgctgctgcaggccatcCTGGGCTCCATGGTCAACGCCTTCATGGTGGGCTGCATGTTCGTCAAGATCTCGCAGCCCAACAAGCGCGCCGAGACGCTGGTGTTCTCCTCGCACGCCGTGGTGTCGCTGCGCGACGACCGCCTGTGCCTGATGTTCCGCGTGGGCGACCTGCGCGACTCGCACATCGTGGAGGCCTCCATCCGCGCCAAGCTCATCCAGTCCAAGCAGACCCAGGAGGGCGAGTTCATCCCGCTCGACCAGACCGACCTGAGCGTGGGATTCGAGACCGGCGACGATCGGCTCTTCCTGGTGTCGCCGCTCATCATCAGCCACGAGATCGACGAGCGCAGCCCCTTCTGGGACGTGTCGCgggggcagctggagagggacgACTTCGAGATCGTCGTCATCCTCGAGGGCATGGTGGAGGCCACAG ATCCATGGGGACACGTCCATGAGGGCACGTCATCTTCCTGGGGACATCTCACCTCTGTGGGGGCATCACCTCCATGGGGATCCATCACCTCCATGGGGACATCTCCATGA
- the KCNJ10 gene encoding ATP-sensitive inward rectifier potassium channel 10, which translates to MTSSTKVYYSQTTQTDSRPLMGPGLRRRRVLTKDGRSNVRMEHISDKRFLYLKDLWTTFIDLQWRYKLLLFSATFAGTWFAFGVVWYLVAAAHGDLLEFEPPANHTPCVMQVHTLTGAFLFSLESQTTIGYGFRYISEECPLAIVLLITQLVLTTILEIFITGTFLAKIARPKKRAETIKFSQNAVVAQHDGKTCLMIRVANMRKSLLIGCQVTGKLLQTHLTKEGESVRLNQLNVDFQVDTSSDSPFLILPLTFYHVVDEASPLRDVSLRSGDGDFELVVILSGTVESTSATCQVRTSYLPEEILWGYEFTPAISLSASGKYVADFSLFDRVVKVAAPCCHHEAVRFGDPEKVKLEESLREAERDGEGAPLSVRISNV; encoded by the coding sequence ATGACGTCCTCCACCAAGGTGTACTACAGCCAGACCACGCAGACCGACAGCCGCCCTCTGatggggccggggctgcggcggcgCCGCGTGCTGACCAAGGATGGCCGCAGCAACGTGCGCATGGAGCACATCTCGGACAAGCGCTTCCTGTACCTCAAGGACCTGTGGACCACCTTCATCGACCTCCAGTGGCGCTACAAGCTCCTGCTCTTCTCCGCCACCTTCGCCGGCACCTGGTTCGCCTTCGGCGTGGTGTGGTACCTGGTGGCGGCGGCGCACGGCGACCTGCTGGAGTTCGAGCCGCCCGCCAACCACACGCCGTGCGTGATGCAGGTGCACACGCTGACCGGAgccttcctcttctccctcgAGTCGCAGACCACCATCGGCTACGGCTTCCGCTACATCAGCGAGGAGTGCCCGCTGGCCATCGTGCTGCTCATCACCCAGCTGGTGCTCACCACCATCCTGGAGATCTTCATCACCGGCACCTTCCTGGCCAAGATCGCGCGGCCCAAGAAGCGCGCCGAGACCATCAAGTTCAGCCAGAACGCCGTGGTGGCGCAGCACGACGGCAAGACCTGCCTGATGATCCGCGTGGCCAACATGAGGAAGAGCCTCCTGATCGGCTGCCAGGTCACCGGCAAGCTGCTGCAGACCCACCTGACCAAGGAGGGCGAGAGCGTCCGGCTCAACCAGCTCAACGTGGACTTCCAGGTGGACACGTCCTCGGACAGCCCCTTCCTCATCCTGCCGCTGACCTTCTACCACGTGGTGGACGAGGCCAGCCCGCTGCGGGACGTGTCCCTGCGCTCGGGGGACGGCGACTTCGAGCTGGTGGTCATCCTGAGCGGCACCGTGGAGTCCACCAGCGCCACGTGCCAGGTGCGCACGTCCTACCTGCCCGAGGAGATCCTGTGGGGCTACGAGTTCACGCCGGCCATCTCGCTGTCGGCCAGCGGCAAGTACGTGGCCGACTTCAGCCTCTTCGACCGCGTGGTGAAGGTGGCGGCGCCCTGCTGTCACCACGAGGCCGTGCGGTTCGGGGACCCCGAGAAGGTCAAGCTGGAGGAGTCGCTGCGGGAGGCGGAGCGGGACGGGGAGGGGGCCCCGCTCAGCGTCCGCATCAGCAACGTCTGA